A stretch of DNA from Candidatus Bathyarchaeota archaeon:
ACCAGCTATCTAAAGATTTTCTTTTTGCATTACTATATGCAAGATCAGCCATTGCGTACCATATGCTTTCCAAACCAAGGGTGTAACCGTTTTCTTTTGCGTCATTTAATAACTCACGGGAGTTAAGCAACCTGTCAAAGGTGACCCCCATCTCGTTTGCCCGTATAGTTAATTCAAACACGTCATTTACGTACTTGTAAAGGCTCAAGTCGTTATCTTTAGCAATTAAGTTCATATGTTCGAGCAAATCTTCTCGGGCTGCAAAGCTTTTCCGTTTGATTTTTTTCTTTTTTGACAAGTTCTAATCAATCCCAACAGTTTGACAGGCGCCAATAATGTTTGTTAAAGGAATCAACGGTATATCATAACTAAAGCCAGATAATAAAATTAACTCACTTCCGATGACCACAGTAAAGCAGCAAAATGCGGAAAAAATTGGAATGCCCCGTTACCCAAATGGCAAAATCGCACACTTACACATTTGTAACGGTTTAGCCTAGGCAAACTAGCAATAGTTATTATGTTTGTTCCAAAACCTAGTTACGTTTTCTGCACATTCCATCGGATTAGCTACTGTTTTCATTTCTTTTTGATAATAACTAGGAAGCAACTGCTTAATGTTATAGTGGTTCACCCGTTCATCCAACATTATGATGCATCCTTTGTCTTCTGCTGAACGGTGAGCCCGTCCACAGGCTTGAACTAAACGAAAAATTGCAGGAGTCAAATATGCGTAAGCACGTCCATTTCCAGGGAACTGGTAATCAAAGTAATCTATCAAAGCCTTTTGATAAACACTCCATGTTGCATAAGGCAATCCCACGGTTACCACACAGGTTAACAGGTTGTTTGGGTAATCCATTCCTTCACTGAATTTTCCCCCCATAACTCCGAACAAAACGTTGTTTCGTGAACTGTTAAGTTTGTCCATTACTTCTTTTTGCCGAGTTTTACGCTCTTCCACAATTACTGTTCGGCCCAAATCTGTTTGGGAAAGAATCGAATTCATCAAATAGTAACTGGTAAAAAATACTGCCATGTTTCCCTGATTAGCCAAAGAAATCGTTTCAATATAATCTGCACATTTTTTGAGCATACTATCAGTTCTTTGTTCATACCGTGAGGAAACATCACTTGCTGCTAGAATAAGCCGATTCTCGGCAGGAAAAGGGGAATCAAACTCTTTCAGGTGCACACCTTTTTTACTGTAAAGAATCAAGTCCCGGTAAACTTTTGGCGGAGACAAAAACCCACTCATTACAATGCTACCTTTTGCTTCCCGCAAAACGGGATCAGTGACTTCTCTGCCATCTAAACTTTTTACTCCAAGGTAGATCCTGTCACCCCATTCTTTTTGGATCATATGAACATATTTTTCTCCAGTTTTCTGGAAGAAATTCTCTACAAAATCTCCCACACGATGAGTATAACTGAAAACTCGGTCATATCCTTGTTCTTGTCGTACCTGTTTTACATATTCTCCGTATTCATGAAAAATTTCTGCAGCTTTTTCGCTAGAGGTTCCACTCCATTCTTGGAATTTTTTCGCAAGATCTTGGTGATCAAGGAGCTTGAGGTTCGAAGTTCCCAAATCTTTTTGGATGTACCTAAAGACGTCATCATCCAGTACGTTAAGAAAGTCTTGAACGTCACCTGAGGCGTCATGTTCAAAATTTTCTGTTTCTTTAAGGGCATTTTCTATCGTAAACTGGGTAATTCGGTCAGACAATAAATCTCGAGAAAAATCAGGAATATTGTGGGCTTCATCCACAATCAAATAAACGTCAGAAAGATCTACCCCCCAACTTTGCAGCAACGATTTACGAACAGGAGAATTGAAAGTATAATGATAAGTTCCAAGAAAAATCTGGACTTTGCTCAAAATCATTTTCAGAGCTTCGTAAGCGCAAAACCCTTCTTTGGCCAGTTTGAAACTAGCAGTTTGAGGGTCAACAATTTTCCGTGCACAATCCATGGCTAGGCGCTCTGCTTCGCGCCGTCTCATCAGGGTTTTCCAGTAATATTTACAGAAAGGTTTAGTTGACGTTTCACAGTTTTCTTTAAGGCGTTTGCACTCTTCCAAAAAATCAAAATAAGTTCCAGCCCGTTTTTGAGTTAAGGGACACATATCTTGTTTGCTGAAAAAAGATACAGTTAAGGGAGCTTTTTTTAGCCCCCGAAGTTCTTTAAGAAAAATGTGCAGTTGACTTCGCGTTCTAAAACTAATCAGCAACTTGTTATCCCCAAGCATAGGCAAAATGCTAAGAAGGGAAGCCAAAGATTTTCCGATTCCACAGGGTGCACTGCCAATGAAAACTTCGTTATTCTCCAAGGCTTTGGTTGCTTCTTTTACAAATTCGACTTGTCCTTTGCGGACTTCATACCCTATTGGAAGCCAAGGGTCACCAGAATCTTTGGTTTGCACTGCCACGGCTGGAGTTATACAAGTTCGTTTAGGAACATCTTGAGAAGAAACAACCCTAGGACTCAGAAAGGTTCCGCAATCTAGACAGAAGCGGTTTTGGTCAAATTCTTCACTTGTGTATTTATTGTGGCATTTTCTGCAAACGTAAATTCTGGGCAATTTTTCTCTCGTATCATAGCAAAACGGGCAGTGATATTCTTTGCGAACAATTTCGTGTAGTTACCGTAAGGGATAAAAGAAATTGCACGTTAATTATTTTGATGAGCAAATGGGGGTAAAGGGCATGTCTTATTGTATAAAATGTGGAACAAAACTAAACGAAGATGACGTATTCTGTTCTTCTTGTGGAAGCAAAGTAGAAAAAATCACCAGTGAAGAATATTCAGTAGACTCAGACAATCTTATTGAACGCGTGAAAGAACTACTTCACGAGGGAAACGTCACCCGAATAATCATAAAAAACGAAAAAGGCGAAATACTCCTAGAAATTCCAGCAACCATCGGAGTCATCGGAATCGTAATCGCCCCATGGCTAGCAGCCCTAGGAACAATCGCAGCCATTGCAACAAAATGCAAAATAGTCGTGGAAAAAAGAGAATAAACAACATTCTCTTTATTATTACATTCTAAAGAACAGTTCTTGTTATCCACTATGCCGTTTTTTCGGAAAACTTATCTGAAAAACTGCAGCAGTATTTTTAGGGGTTTATGAACAATCATGGAAAAAGATTTTCAAGAAACAATAAACTCGAAAGATGCACTAGTTTTGTTTTATGCGTCATGGTGTGGTTTTTCTAGGCGATTTTTGCCTCATTTTGAAGAGTATTCCCAGAATTGCTCAAAAGACTGCATAAAAGTGGATAAAGTTGAATGCCCTGAACTTTGCAAAGAATATGCCATAGAATACTATCCAACAGTAATTTGGTTTAGGGACAGAAAAATCTACAAAAGATTAGACTCTAAACCAGGAATTGGCCTGAACAAACAACAACTAGAAGAATTCGCAGAAGAAAAATAAAAGAAGCAAAATCTGAGCAAGTTTATTCATTCTTTATTTCTAGGGCTTTTTGTAAATCAAAAAAATAACAGTTTACTAAATCACATGAAGGATACGGACAAGTTCTGACACATTTTCCAAATTACCAGTTTATTTTCAGAAATTTTTGAACCCAGACTAAAAATCAGCCCGAATGCTTTGATAGAAAATTTTCAATATCCTTGATAAAATCTAATGTTTTGTGTTCTATTTGCTTTGTTAACTTTTCCAAGTTACTGAAATCTGGATTGTCAACTAGAACGTATTCGATGATTGAGTCAACACCTTTGGTTGTTGATGGAATGTTATATTTTTTCCAGTTACTCTCTTTGACTATTGTCCAATATTTTGTTTGAATCCCCTTGTTTAACCCGGCTAACCATGCTTCAAACCTAAACGGTTCATGAAGAAAAACGATTGCAACTTTCAATTTCTGGGGCTTCAAATCCTCAGGAATAACAGAAAAATAGGTCATATCCATGTACCCATGATAAACAGTTCCAGATACAGAATAGTCAGGATATGTTTTCTTAAAATAAAGACGTAAACTGTTAAAGTAATCCATTAATCCCCGATATGCTTCTGTAATTGCGCCTTGTTGTACTTGTTTTCGATATTCTTGCATACATTCATGAAAGCGGTTCATTTCAAAAGCTCCTTCAAACTATTAAATTCAATAAACAAAAGATCTAATGCAGTAAAAGATATTACTGTTGAGCATAGTTCTGTAAAATGGGCATAACATTGTGAAACGACCAAAGATTGACAGAATAGACATAGTCATTATGAAAGCGTTGTTAAACGATGCACGTACACCTTATGTTGATATTGCAAAAGAATGCGGCATATCCAGCAACAGCATCAAATTCAGAATTGACCGCCTTAAAGAAGAAGGAGTCATAACGGGAGAAATTACCCAAATTAACCCAAAATATTTAGGATACAACTACATCGCGTTTATACCCATACAAGCTTGTGCAAATAAAATTCAAAGTGTTTATGATTTTCTGAAAAACACTCCCAACCTTGTTAATATACTTCCAGAAATTGGTACCTATAATCTAACGGTTGTTATAGCTCTTGAACACGTTGAACAAATAAACAAAACAATAGCATACATTCGAACTAACCCAAATGTTGTAAACGCAAACGCCCTTATTGCCTGGGACATGGGAAGAGTAGACCACCCAAAAAACCTTGTAATCGAAGAATATGAGGAAACATAATTGGACGAAACCGACCTAAAAATTGCACAAATACTAACAAACAATGCTCGAATGCCATTTTCACAAATTGCTGAGGAACTCGGGATTTCCACTAAAAAAGTGATTAACAGATACAAAAAAATGAAAGATATGCTACCCCATTCAACCATAAGTTTGAACTTGGAAAAACTGGGATATATTGGTCAAGCAATATTTAGAATCAAAATTTCATATAAACATAATCTAGATGAAATTTTTAAAAAAATATGCAACACCCAAAACGTTATCGTAGCCTTGAAACATTACGGACCCTTTGAACTTACAGCAATAGTTCCTTTCAAAGACTTGGACCATCTATCCCAAACACATGATGAACTCAGCAAAATAGAAGGAATCAAAGAATTTCATATACAAATCAAAAAAGCATACAACAGCTGGCCCCTAAATATGTACTCAAGCCTTCTTACATTGAAAAAATAAAAACCAAAATAATCTAAGCTTTTTTTCCTAAATTCTAAGTTAGTAAAAAAGCTAAACCAACACATTTTTTTTAGCTTAATTGATACTTTCATCCCAAACCTTATACGGTCAAATCGGCAATTTTGAAGAAGGGAGAGAAAATTGAAAGCGAGATACCAAGTCTACAAAGATGTTTCAGGAAAATATCGATTCAGACTTCGTGGCATTAACAACAAGATTATCGTTGTCAGTGAAGCATACGAAAACAAATCAGGAGTTATAACTGGAATTAAATCCATACAAAAGAATTGTCAGTCTGAAATACAAGACAAAACCGTTGAAACAAAAAATATTCCAAACCCGAAATACGAAATTATTGTTGACACCAACTTTAAGTTCCGATTTAATTTGATTGCAGCAAATGGAGAAATTATTGGCTCAAGCGAAGGATACAACAGCAAACAAGGCTGCAAAAAAGGAATTGAAGCTGTAAAGAAAAGTTGCGATGCTGACATAGAAGATTTAACAACCACCAAAACTGAGGAAAGTATAGAAAAACCTGAAAAACAATGCGAAGCAATCGAACAAACAGGCATTGCAATGATGTCTCCGCCCAATGTTGTTGAATCAGGTTCTACTGTTACTTTTGAAGGTTGGCTAATTAACAGTCAAACAGGCAAAGGAATACAAAACAGCACTATAAAAATTTTGGAACACGACAGATCATTTTTCGGGGACAGTGTCTTAACTTCGGGAGTAACAGATACAGATGGATATTTCAGTATTCAATGGAAAGCAACCCAACTAGATTGGTGGGATGACACAGTAGAAATTTATGCTAAATTCAGTGGAAAAGGAAACTGTAAACCTACAAGAAGTGCAAACTATCAAATTCAAGTTCAATGGTACGCAAAAAAGAAGCAGTAACACATTCACGTAATGGATTAACTAAATAGGCATTTTTGCATTAGGATTCTTTACTTTTGTAATCATATACAAAAAAATAAAATGAAAAAACGGGCTTGCTGAGACCCTTGCACAGGCAATAGAGGAAGAAAAATGAAAAAAACCTACTACTATCGCTTAAGGTTAGTTTTTCAATTTTGTGCTTGAGCCTTTTCAGCCCCGTTTCTTCCAATGGATTTTCCCAAAAAAAGAGGGAGGGGATGTTTGGTTTATTTGCGTTTTAGCATCCAGTATGCGGCTACGCCGATTACTGCGACAACGGCAACTGCTATGATGATTGCAATTTCAGTGGTGATCAATGGTGCTTCTGGTTGGGTTGGTTCAATAGGTGCTACAGGGGTTTCAGGTTCTTCAGGTTCAATAGGTGCAGCAGGTGTAGGAGCTGGATCTACAGTGAAGTATGTTGTTGACGTTGAGCCGAAGTATGAAGCGGAGCCTTCGAAAGTGGCTATAATCATGTATTGTCCTTCAACTTGGGGCCTAAATGAATAACCGTAGTTGCCGTAAACATCAGTTGTTGCAGTTCCAATCCAGGCATACTCACCATTAGGGTCAACAATTTCGATTTTCACTGGAACCCCATTTACGTTAGCTGGTCGACCAAATTGCATGTAAACATATTCCATCCATTCAGTCATGTCTTCGTCAGCTACTACTGGAACGCCATTGGGGAATCGTGCAGAAATTGCATAATCCTGTGTACCAGGTGAAATGTCGGTAACTCTACCGCGTAAAGTAACACTTGAACCAAGAGCTAAACCCATCAGAGGCGATTCAACAGTAATTTCAGATGGACCTTTACCGATACTGTATATTCTGTTGTCATAGCCGTTTAACCCTACGATGGTACTGTCACCAATCAAAGTGTGTCCACCCCACCAGTTGTTTACCCAACTGATTTCCCAGATTTTTTCGCCTGTTTCAACATCTAGGACAACCATAGGTCCACCTCGTGGAAGAGGATTAATTGGCGAATGCTCACCGTAAGATAAACATATTTTTCCGTCCGCAAGGAAGTGATACTCGATCGGGAAGTTGTTACTCCATGTTACTTCTGCCAAGTTATCTGCAACATTGTATGTCCAGTCAACATTACCAGTTTCAAGGTCATAACATGTTACAATTCCGCTTACACGACCAGTGAAGAATTTGCCATAACCATATGCAGGACCATACCATTTGTCGTAGAAAGCTAGGTACTGTTCTGGTTCACTTGTCCAAACCAAATCACCGGTAGTTAAATCGAATGCATAATATCTTCGGTTTTCTTTTGCAGATATGATGAATCGGTTATCTTCTAGCATTGCGTCACACCAAACCAAAGTTAGACCGGCTTCAGGCATTGTAAATGTCTTTTTGAATATCAGGTCTCCTTCATTACTTGGTGATACGTCAATGGCCCATGATGTTACATCTTGTTGTGACCATCCAAAGAGGCTGTTAGCTTGGCTTCCGTGTATTCTGTCGTTGAAGAAGGTCATTGCAACAGATCCAGGCAAGTCTGTGGGTATTGTTACGTTCCATTCAATTCCGTTAGCTGCGTCATAGGTGTTTCCTTGGGGTCTCCAGCTTCCAGACACGGAAACTGTTCGACTTGAATTCCAAAGAGTCATCCAACCATTCCTCAAGTTTACAGTGTATCTGTACATTTCGCCTTTTGGACCGTAAATTGTCTCACCTGGGGGCACATTTTCTATGGTGTATTCCCAGCGTCCTGATTGTGGATCATAGGCTTTCAATGTTTGAGGAACGTTTAGCGGTGCAAAACCAGCACTGTTATCGGGGGTTGCAGTCCAAAGGTATCCGAAAATTCCGTGATAGTTGTATGAGTCCCAGTGGAAGGATTGACCATAGGCTAATCTTTCATTGTTGCCCAAAGTTTTTCTCCAGAGTTCTTCACCAGTTTTAATGTCAACAGCAACAACTTGTTGCTCTAGTTCAGGGTTTGTTCCTCGAGCTTCATATGCGTTATAGTATAATACTCCACTAAGAATTACGGATCCAATGAATTTGTATTCGTAAGCATCTCCCATTTCATATTGCACATTTCCGAGTTCAGCGTTGCCCAGACCACCTTGAGTATATACTTTTGTCCATAGGATGTGAGCAGTTTCAGGAAAGTCTGCGTTTCCAGCATGATATTTTGCAATGGGGGGCATGTAGTAACTTCCAGCTGGTTTTACCCAATCACCTAGGATGTTTGACCATTCGTAAAGTTGTCCGTTTACTGGTCGTGTCCAGTATTCATCTGGAAGTGGTTGACCAGGATAATAGTTAATGGGGTCGTCTTGAACAACAAATTCTATTACTTCGCTGTCACTGCCTAGCATAATTCCTCCAACGGGCAGTCCTGGAGTGGTTCTGTCTGATGTAATTTCTTGGTCTGGAAAATGAAGTTGTGCAGTGTAAGTTCCAACAACTGGAGGTACATATACTACTCCAGTTCCTCCGGTTGAGTCAGTTCGGATGTCAGTTATTGTGTCAGTTTCACCATCGGGTCTTTCTATTGTTATGCTTAAGTCAGTCCAACCCATTGCTGTGGAACTAAGTTGTTGTGAAATTCCCACGTGAAATAGTAACATTTGATTAACTTGTACAGGATTTGGAACAGCTCCAATAAATGGATAAGACTGCATTGTTGGTGTTTCTTGGGCAATCGCACTGGATAAAAATACAGCAATAGATGATATCGTCAGTATTGCAAGCAACAAGACAGAATGTATTTTAATTTTTCTTGTTTGTTTTTCCATTTTTTTCCCTTCAATTATGGAATCCTAATTGTTACAAAATGTATATAAAATTTGGCACCAGATTTACCCTAAAAACGCCATAAAATATAGTAAAAAACAAGTTTTACTTCAATTTATTTCTTAAACATATAATATTTATAAAAAATAATGTAAAATAAAAACATAACTTTATCCTAAACGATGAAAAAAGGCAAGAACATCAATTGATAATTTATACAACATCAATTTAAAAGTTAAAACGATAAGTTAGAATCCAAAAAGATTACTTTGGTAATTGTTTTTGCTGCATTGACAATAGTTCTTAATCCCAGCGTTCCAAGACTAGGTCTTCCATCTTTTCCAAGATTATGCTCCTTGCTTGAAAATATCCATATTAGTCGTTTTTCTCCTAATGAGATTATAATACTCACCTTTTATTGCCAGAATAACAGGAGTTTTTCTCTTCGCATCTTATACCTAACCGTGGATTCAATAACCCTGCTGCACATTTTATTTCATCTTTATCTACTTTGACGGGTGTTTTTGGTCAAAATTATGTAGTAATCTTCATTTCAGCTCACAAAAACCTCAAAAACTAAAGAAGTGATTGTTTCCACATTTTTTGCAATAGTAACCAGAATTACCATAATGCTTCAGGTAGTTTATGTTTGATTCAAACTGGTGTTTAATTTCCCAACAAATGAAATCATTGCATTTTTCCCGTTAATGATTCCTTATGACATAATCGTTGTAATTTACATGGTACCCACTGCATACTTCATTGAATCAAAAATCAGAAAAAAATATGGTAAAAAATCTAGCCTTCAAAAATGTTTTTTTCTTTTTTCTGAACAACAATCAACTATGCTAGTCCTTGTCTTACCCACATTTTGTTTAACGTTTTTTGCTTTTTTTCTTCTTTTCTTTAGGTTTTTCTGCAGGTGCTTCTTCGTTGTTACCTAATTCTACGTTTCCATTTATACCTGAGCTGTTGAGCTCACCAGCTGCAAGCATATCTGGAGGAGGATATGAAGTATCCAAAATATTTGCCATCAAATAAGTTGAAGTGAAAACCTGCTGATACACCCGATTAAGCAATAAGGGAATACGGGTTTTCGGATTTACCTCCAGTAATTTGTCGATATCGGGGTTTTTGCCCTCAAGAGTAGCAAGTCCTTCAACCTCAAACTTTGCGATACTGGGTTTTGTGCCAACAGTCAAAACGAACCCAACAACTCGTTTGCCGCTTCGCCTGTCTTTTTCTTCCATTTTTGCGTTAACATCAAAATGCAACTGGGAATCGTCCACACGGTCCTTTAGCCTAACGGCTCGCAAACCTAGAATATCTACCTTGACTTGAACGTCGGACTCTCCAGTTTTGGTTGAAATATTTAATTCCTCACATTACCAACATGCAAACTATGTGCGCAATCGCCTCTCCATCGCGTATAGTTTTCTGAACTCAATTTTTCCCATTTAGTGTGTAACACCTCGCTACACACAACATGAAACAAAAAACAAATTCACTGATTAGACTCCGCAAAAGCCTTTGAAATTTTTTGCATCTCCTGAGTAACCGAAGACAAAAACTTCATCCGGTCCTCAATCTTTCGACGCTGAGCACTAGTTAACTGCTTAAATTTGGGCATGGCATCCGCAAGAACACAAATCATTAACTCACGCTCATTTATCTCAGCAAGATTCCGAATATCCACTTGGCCATCTTCATACAATAACATCAAATTCCCCTTCGGATCAACATTTGCCTGCACCACACGGCCAACAGCAGCAGGCAATGCCTCAGGAGAAACAGAAATCGTCTTGGCCAAGGGTTTCATTAACTTCAAAAAAGAGTCAAAAAACACATCAACAACACGCTTCTCCTCAGAAGACAACTCCGAAATCTGACCAACATCATCATGCAAACTCTTCATAGATGCTATAAGATCGTCCAAACTCATTTGTGGTGCTTTTGCAGTTTTGGCATTACTAACAGTCTCCTGTGCTGTACTTTGGCCCATCGGAATCAATCCTTTTTGTTGATTGTCTTTGTTTATTTTCTAAAGCCCTTGTGTGTTGTTTTTGTGACACACGTACAAAGTTATGTAAAAATGAAACGTTATGTATTGTTCATGCCTAGTAATCATATTAAGTCGTAAGACGGAATATTTATATCTCTTTCCCCGAGCAGTTTTCTTAACGGGTGGAAGACTTTTGAGCTACGGTCATCAAGGCTTACGAGAAGAACAAGAAAAAAGCAGAATGAAATTAGTTTCTTCTGCCCGTAACGAAAAAGGTAAAATCAAAGTAACCCTTGACAAAGAACGCCCAATGTCCAAATGCCCTCTTTACGACAAGTATGAAATCCAGAGATATGACCTTCACCCGGGGTACAGTTTTGCACACATGGATGAAATGATTCCAAAAGGCACACCATATTACATTGACAGCGGAAACAAGTTCGTGGAACGCATCGTCCGCGCTTTATATTATTTCAAGCAATGTTCATTGATTGGTCCTTCAGGAACAGGAAAAACCCACATTGTATACCTAGTTGCGGAGTTGTGTGGTTTGCCAGTTTATGAAGTCAACTGTGGTCTAAACACATCTTCGTATGACTTGATTGGGCGTTTTATTGGTTTAGGTAAAGAAAACTGGATTGATGGTTTGGTTACCCGTTGGTTGCGCAGTGGTGGAATTATGTATCTTGACGAAGCAAACATGATGAAACAAGACGTCGCTACTAGGTTGAATCCTGTTTTGGACACACGTGGCCACTTGGTTTTGAACGAGAAAGACAACGAGTGTGTGCATCGGCATCCCTATGGTTATTTGATTTTGAGCATGAACCCCCACTCGTCAGAGTTCTCTGGCACTAAGCCGTTGAACGCGGCCATGAGGCGCCGCATGGCAGTGTGGATTAACTTTGATTATACTAGTGTTGGGGAGCAAATTTCCCCTAACGAAGTAGATATGCTAATAAAACGTACAAAACTCAGTGAGGATGTGGGTTACAAGATTATTCAGGTTGGTGCCGAGTTACGCCGGCAATACAAGGCAGGTGATTTGCCTTATGGTCCATCTCTTGGTGACTTGATCAACTGGGCAACTTTGGTTTATGATGGCAATACCCCTAACGTTGCAGCTGAAGAAACCATTATTGCACTAACAAGTGACAACATCGAAGTTCAAGACGATGTTAGAAGAATTGTGGAGTCTGTGTTTCCTCCTCCTCAGTAATGTTACACCCTAGGGTTGAGGGTTATGGGATTTTTAGATTATGCGGTGTTGCTTTCCCTGCAAAAAGACAACATGAAAACAGGAATCTGTGTAGACCTAAACCTAAAACAACCCACCCTGACCCAAAGCAAAGAGGGTTTTAATGTTACTTTGCCGTTGCCCGTTGTGACTGAGAACCCAGAAACACAAGAAAAAACTGTGTCGTTTTTGGGTTATACTTATCCCGCAGACGACAACGGAAAAGACAAAGTTGGTCGCCTATTTCGGGCTTGTGTTTACCATTTGACTACCCATACGTTGATTAAAGTTAATTCTGAAGCGGTTGCACCATCGAACAGTAGGTCGATGTTGGGTAATTTTGTGAATTCGTTGGTTAACGATGTTTTTGTTAATGCGTATTTGACTGCGTGGTACCCTGACAAGCTTGCAGATATTGCCTATGCGAATTCGTTGGCTTTTAATAGGCTTAGACCAGTGAATGCAATTTTTAATCCTGCGACACGGGTCATGTCGGCGGTTTTGTCAAGGCTTAACATGGGTGCAGTTAAGGGAACCTTGGAATCAGATGAAGAAAACGCAGTGAATTTGTTGGTAGAAAAAGTCGGCGCCCTAAAGGAAGAGATGATGATGGCTCTAGCAATGGAATCTACCGAATATGGCGAGGCAATGGTGAATACTACAACGGAAATTGTTCAGGTTGTGGAGGATTTTGGTCCGATTTTAGAGGCACCGTCATTGCAGTACATGGAGGATAATGGACCGTGTACTGTTTTTGTTCGTAAGAGGATG
This window harbors:
- a CDS encoding ATP-dependent DNA helicase, translated to MPRIYVCRKCHNKYTSEEFDQNRFCLDCGTFLSPRVVSSQDVPKRTCITPAVAVQTKDSGDPWLPIGYEVRKGQVEFVKEATKALENNEVFIGSAPCGIGKSLASLLSILPMLGDNKLLISFRTRSQLHIFLKELRGLKKAPLTVSFFSKQDMCPLTQKRAGTYFDFLEECKRLKENCETSTKPFCKYYWKTLMRRREAERLAMDCARKIVDPQTASFKLAKEGFCAYEALKMILSKVQIFLGTYHYTFNSPVRKSLLQSWGVDLSDVYLIVDEAHNIPDFSRDLLSDRITQFTIENALKETENFEHDASGDVQDFLNVLDDDVFRYIQKDLGTSNLKLLDHQDLAKKFQEWSGTSSEKAAEIFHEYGEYVKQVRQEQGYDRVFSYTHRVGDFVENFFQKTGEKYVHMIQKEWGDRIYLGVKSLDGREVTDPVLREAKGSIVMSGFLSPPKVYRDLILYSKKGVHLKEFDSPFPAENRLILAASDVSSRYEQRTDSMLKKCADYIETISLANQGNMAVFFTSYYLMNSILSQTDLGRTVIVEERKTRQKEVMDKLNSSRNNVLFGVMGGKFSEGMDYPNNLLTCVVTVGLPYATWSVYQKALIDYFDYQFPGNGRAYAYLTPAIFRLVQACGRAHRSAEDKGCIIMLDERVNHYNIKQLLPSYYQKEMKTVANPMECAENVTRFWNKHNNYC
- a CDS encoding DUF4342 domain-containing protein produces the protein MSYCIKCGTKLNEDDVFCSSCGSKVEKITSEEYSVDSDNLIERVKELLHEGNVTRIIIKNEKGEILLEIPATIGVIGIVIAPWLAALGTIAAIATKCKIVVEKRE
- a CDS encoding Lrp/AsnC family transcriptional regulator codes for the protein MKRPKIDRIDIVIMKALLNDARTPYVDIAKECGISSNSIKFRIDRLKEEGVITGEITQINPKYLGYNYIAFIPIQACANKIQSVYDFLKNTPNLVNILPEIGTYNLTVVIALEHVEQINKTIAYIRTNPNVVNANALIAWDMGRVDHPKNLVIEEYEET
- a CDS encoding Lrp/AsnC family transcriptional regulator, which translates into the protein MDETDLKIAQILTNNARMPFSQIAEELGISTKKVINRYKKMKDMLPHSTISLNLEKLGYIGQAIFRIKISYKHNLDEIFKKICNTQNVIVALKHYGPFELTAIVPFKDLDHLSQTHDELSKIEGIKEFHIQIKKAYNSWPLNMYSSLLTLKK
- a CDS encoding DUF1508 domain-containing protein, yielding MKARYQVYKDVSGKYRFRLRGINNKIIVVSEAYENKSGVITGIKSIQKNCQSEIQDKTVETKNIPNPKYEIIVDTNFKFRFNLIAANGEIIGSSEGYNSKQGCKKGIEAVKKSCDADIEDLTTTKTEESIEKPEKQCEAIEQTGIAMMSPPNVVESGSTVTFEGWLINSQTGKGIQNSTIKILEHDRSFFGDSVLTSGVTDTDGYFSIQWKATQLDWWDDTVEIYAKFSGKGNCKPTRSANYQIQVQWYAKKKQ
- a CDS encoding PQQ-binding-like beta-propeller repeat protein yields the protein MEKQTRKIKIHSVLLLAILTISSIAVFLSSAIAQETPTMQSYPFIGAVPNPVQVNQMLLFHVGISQQLSSTAMGWTDLSITIERPDGETDTITDIRTDSTGGTGVVYVPPVVGTYTAQLHFPDQEITSDRTTPGLPVGGIMLGSDSEVIEFVVQDDPINYYPGQPLPDEYWTRPVNGQLYEWSNILGDWVKPAGSYYMPPIAKYHAGNADFPETAHILWTKVYTQGGLGNAELGNVQYEMGDAYEYKFIGSVILSGVLYYNAYEARGTNPELEQQVVAVDIKTGEELWRKTLGNNERLAYGQSFHWDSYNYHGIFGYLWTATPDNSAGFAPLNVPQTLKAYDPQSGRWEYTIENVPPGETIYGPKGEMYRYTVNLRNGWMTLWNSSRTVSVSGSWRPQGNTYDAANGIEWNVTIPTDLPGSVAMTFFNDRIHGSQANSLFGWSQQDVTSWAIDVSPSNEGDLIFKKTFTMPEAGLTLVWCDAMLEDNRFIISAKENRRYYAFDLTTGDLVWTSEPEQYLAFYDKWYGPAYGYGKFFTGRVSGIVTCYDLETGNVDWTYNVADNLAEVTWSNNFPIEYHFLADGKICLSYGEHSPINPLPRGGPMVVLDVETGEKIWEISWVNNWWGGHTLIGDSTIVGLNGYDNRIYSIGKGPSEITVESPLMGLALGSSVTLRGRVTDISPGTQDYAISARFPNGVPVVADEDMTEWMEYVYMQFGRPANVNGVPVKIEIVDPNGEYAWIGTATTDVYGNYGYSFRPQVEGQYMIIATFEGSASYFGSTSTTYFTVDPAPTPAAPIEPEEPETPVAPIEPTQPEAPLITTEIAIIIAVAVVAVIGVAAYWMLKRK
- a CDS encoding AAA family ATPase is translated as MKLVSSARNEKGKIKVTLDKERPMSKCPLYDKYEIQRYDLHPGYSFAHMDEMIPKGTPYYIDSGNKFVERIVRALYYFKQCSLIGPSGTGKTHIVYLVAELCGLPVYEVNCGLNTSSYDLIGRFIGLGKENWIDGLVTRWLRSGGIMYLDEANMMKQDVATRLNPVLDTRGHLVLNEKDNECVHRHPYGYLILSMNPHSSEFSGTKPLNAAMRRRMAVWINFDYTSVGEQISPNEVDMLIKRTKLSEDVGYKIIQVGAELRRQYKAGDLPYGPSLGDLINWATLVYDGNTPNVAAEETIIALTSDNIEVQDDVRRIVESVFPPPQ